In Coriobacteriia bacterium, one DNA window encodes the following:
- a CDS encoding branched-chain amino acid ABC transporter substrate-binding protein, which produces MSMTRSRKLLALVAIVAVLAMVATGCAKKAATTETAKAVTVTIGIGAPLTDGAVALGKGMVRGTNLAVKQANESQELKDLGITLETVEGDDKGDPTTGGNVATQFTSNPSLVGVMGHLNSGVTRVAVKIYNQADVVQVSPANTAVDLTTMGNENYFRVCTVDSVQGPFAADYAFKEAGKKAAFVVDDSTVYGVGLADEWAKQFEADGGKVLGREKTGDKDTDFKALVTKIKSTNPDIVYYGGIYNSGALLSKQVKEGGLAVPVMSGDGSFDPEWIKLAGIDAAEGDMASNVGLPIDLMPKGQDFMAAYKAEFPGEVPAAYDAYSYDAANVIIKAIIVAAKEVGVDKVATTEGKKAIIAAVGKTDFEGVTGQVKFDSKGDTLNKTITVYAVKGGKWVPVSK; this is translated from the coding sequence ATGAGCATGACCAGAAGCAGGAAGTTGCTCGCTCTCGTCGCGATCGTCGCAGTCTTGGCCATGGTGGCCACGGGTTGCGCGAAGAAGGCCGCGACGACCGAGACGGCCAAGGCCGTCACCGTGACGATCGGCATCGGTGCTCCTCTGACCGACGGCGCCGTCGCGCTCGGCAAGGGCATGGTCCGCGGCACGAACCTCGCCGTGAAGCAGGCCAACGAGTCGCAGGAGCTCAAGGACCTCGGTATCACGCTCGAGACGGTCGAGGGCGACGACAAGGGCGACCCGACCACGGGCGGCAACGTCGCCACGCAGTTCACGTCCAACCCGAGCCTCGTGGGCGTCATGGGCCACCTGAACTCGGGCGTCACCCGCGTCGCGGTCAAGATCTACAACCAGGCCGATGTCGTCCAGGTCAGCCCCGCGAACACGGCTGTCGACCTCACCACCATGGGCAACGAGAACTACTTCCGCGTCTGCACGGTCGACTCGGTGCAGGGCCCCTTCGCTGCCGACTACGCGTTCAAGGAAGCCGGCAAGAAGGCCGCGTTCGTGGTCGACGACTCCACGGTGTACGGCGTGGGTCTCGCCGATGAATGGGCGAAGCAGTTCGAGGCCGACGGCGGCAAGGTCCTCGGTCGCGAGAAGACCGGCGACAAGGACACCGACTTCAAGGCGCTCGTCACCAAGATCAAGTCGACGAACCCGGATATCGTGTACTACGGTGGCATCTACAACTCCGGGGCGCTCCTTTCCAAGCAGGTCAAGGAAGGTGGCCTCGCTGTCCCGGTCATGAGCGGTGACGGCAGCTTCGACCCTGAGTGGATCAAGCTCGCGGGCATAGACGCCGCCGAGGGCGACATGGCCAGCAACGTCGGTCTGCCGATCGACCTGATGCCCAAGGGTCAGGACTTCATGGCCGCCTACAAGGCCGAGTTCCCGGGCGAAGTGCCGGCCGCGTACGACGCGTACTCGTATGACGCGGCGAACGTCATCATCAAGGCCATCATCGTGGCCGCCAAGGAGGTCGGCGTCGACAAGGTCGCGACCACCGAGGGCAAGAAGGCCATCATAGCGGCCGTCGGCAAGACGGACTTCGAGGGCGTCACCGGTCAGGTCAAGTTCGACAGCAAGGGCGACACTCTCAACAAGACCATCACGGTGTACGCGGTCAAGGGCGGCAAGTGGGTCCCCGTTTCGAAGTAA
- the cysK gene encoding cysteine synthase A yields MTRDIPSIVETIGATPIVRLRKLAAGLPAEVVVKLESRNPGGSVKDRIGRGMVDDAEARGVISPGRSVLVEPTSGNTGIALALVGAARGYRVVLTMPESFSLERRKLLAAFGAELVLTPKELGMKGAVDRAREIAETTPDAFIPGQFDNPANPRAHYETTGPEIAAALEGRRIGAFVAGVGTGGTISGAGRFLKERDDAVLAIAVEPEESPLITQTRAGVALTPAPHLIQGIGANFIPAILDLDVLDDVERVSGPEAIAMARRLAAEEGLLVGISSGANVAAALRLASRADLAGSVVVTVAPSTGERYLSTPLWEGMG; encoded by the coding sequence ATGACACGCGATATCCCCTCGATCGTCGAGACCATCGGAGCGACGCCCATCGTCAGGCTGCGGAAGCTCGCCGCCGGACTGCCCGCCGAGGTCGTCGTCAAGCTCGAATCGCGAAATCCCGGCGGATCGGTCAAAGACCGCATCGGCAGGGGCATGGTCGACGACGCCGAGGCGCGTGGCGTCATCAGCCCGGGGCGTTCGGTCCTCGTCGAGCCGACCTCCGGCAACACCGGGATCGCTCTCGCGCTGGTGGGCGCCGCGAGAGGATACCGGGTCGTGCTCACCATGCCCGAGAGCTTCTCGCTCGAGCGCCGCAAGCTTCTCGCCGCGTTCGGCGCCGAGCTCGTGCTGACGCCGAAGGAGCTCGGGATGAAGGGCGCCGTCGACCGCGCGCGGGAGATCGCCGAGACGACTCCCGACGCGTTCATCCCCGGTCAGTTCGACAACCCGGCGAACCCGCGCGCGCACTACGAGACCACCGGACCCGAGATCGCCGCGGCCCTCGAGGGCCGGCGGATCGGAGCATTCGTGGCGGGAGTCGGCACCGGCGGCACGATCTCCGGGGCGGGCCGCTTCCTCAAGGAGAGGGACGACGCGGTCCTCGCCATAGCAGTGGAGCCCGAGGAGTCGCCTCTCATCACCCAGACTCGCGCGGGTGTCGCGCTGACCCCGGCGCCCCACCTCATCCAGGGCATCGGCGCGAACTTCATCCCCGCCATCCTCGACCTCGACGTCCTCGACGATGTCGAGCGCGTGTCCGGACCCGAGGCGATCGCGATGGCGCGTCGGCTCGCGGCCGAGGAGGGCCTGCTCGTGGGCATCTCCTCCGGTGCGAACGTCGCCGCCGCGCTGCGGCTCGCGAGCCGTGCGGACCTCGCGGGCAGCGTGGTCGTCACCGTCGCCCCATCGACGGGGGAGCGATACCTCTCGACACCACTCTGGGAGGGGATGGGCTAG
- a CDS encoding ABC transporter ATP-binding protein, with translation MPTADSAALAVKGIGKVPPKKLALYVAVALLLVMVPTALQAASGLGFLVRILVVVGIWVLLALGLNIVVGYAGLLDLGYIAFYAMGGYVGVLIGQTVSGRLGGGTYWAMLIPAALAGALTGLALGFPVLRLRGDYLAIVTLGFGEIVRICLNNDLLGLSNGATGLPRGVETITPPWPSMWLQDNVRFPTPIGEFVFGPNLFWYFVVLLLIIGTIVVIRRLDDSRLGRAWVAMRENEVAAAACGVNIRTQKLWAFSLGAMSGGIAGVTFAYVQQFISPESFTFMESVFVVCIVVLGGMGSIPGVIVGALLIRGIPDLIQGLMVAGVIRLSGDVTSMITGYRFLVFGLLMVIMMAVRPQGIIPSKRRALELRPDDARVLAEEDQQLWDTEHRDASPDDV, from the coding sequence ATGCCGACAGCAGACAGTGCGGCGCTCGCCGTCAAGGGCATCGGCAAGGTCCCTCCGAAGAAGCTCGCGTTGTATGTCGCCGTCGCGCTGCTTCTCGTCATGGTCCCCACGGCCCTGCAGGCCGCGTCGGGACTCGGATTCCTCGTCCGGATCCTGGTCGTCGTCGGGATCTGGGTGTTGCTCGCGCTCGGCCTGAACATCGTGGTCGGATACGCGGGGCTGCTCGATCTGGGCTATATCGCGTTCTATGCCATGGGCGGTTACGTGGGCGTGCTGATCGGGCAGACGGTGTCGGGCCGCCTCGGCGGCGGCACCTACTGGGCTATGCTCATCCCCGCCGCGCTGGCCGGAGCCCTGACGGGACTCGCGCTCGGCTTCCCCGTGCTGAGACTGCGAGGCGACTACCTCGCCATCGTGACGCTCGGTTTCGGGGAGATCGTGCGGATCTGCCTGAACAACGACCTTTTGGGCCTTTCGAACGGAGCCACGGGCCTGCCGCGAGGTGTCGAGACGATCACGCCGCCGTGGCCTTCGATGTGGCTCCAGGACAACGTCCGTTTCCCGACACCGATCGGGGAGTTCGTCTTCGGCCCGAACCTCTTCTGGTACTTCGTCGTCCTGCTCCTCATCATCGGGACGATAGTCGTCATCCGCCGCCTCGACGACTCCCGCCTGGGCCGGGCCTGGGTGGCGATGCGCGAGAACGAGGTGGCGGCGGCGGCGTGCGGCGTGAACATCAGGACGCAGAAGCTGTGGGCCTTCTCGCTGGGCGCGATGTCGGGCGGCATCGCGGGCGTGACCTTCGCCTACGTGCAGCAGTTCATCTCGCCGGAGTCGTTCACGTTCATGGAGTCGGTGTTCGTCGTATGCATCGTCGTGCTCGGCGGCATGGGCTCGATACCCGGCGTCATCGTCGGGGCGCTTTTGATCCGCGGCATCCCGGACCTCATCCAGGGCCTCATGGTCGCCGGCGTGATCCGGCTGTCGGGTGACGTCACCTCGATGATCACCGGCTACCGGTTCCTCGTCTTCGGGCTGCTCATGGTCATCATGATGGCGGTGCGACCACAAGGGATCATCCCGAGCAAGCGCCGGGCGCTGGAACTCCGGCCGGACGATGCTCGCGTGCTGGCCGAGGAAGACCAGCAGCTCTGGGACACCGAGCACCGGGACGCCAGTCCCGACGACGTGTGA
- a CDS encoding Rrf2 family transcriptional regulator, with protein sequence MRVSQGLDYILRALTALAQRPPGTTLVAGDVALELGLPKRFLEQQFTLLAKHGIVECRRGAGGGCALARLAEDITVGEVVRAMQGDVLDVPHVSGSAVSEMWSEAAEALVTALDERDLASLARRQTELDAAREPMYHI encoded by the coding sequence GTGCGCGTCTCTCAGGGGCTCGACTACATATTGCGGGCGCTCACGGCGCTCGCGCAGCGGCCGCCCGGCACCACGCTCGTCGCCGGCGATGTCGCGCTCGAGCTCGGGCTGCCCAAGCGCTTCCTCGAGCAGCAGTTCACCCTGCTCGCGAAGCACGGCATCGTCGAGTGCCGGCGCGGTGCGGGGGGCGGGTGCGCACTCGCCCGGCTCGCCGAGGACATCACCGTCGGCGAGGTCGTCCGGGCGATGCAGGGTGACGTCCTCGACGTGCCGCACGTGAGCGGGTCGGCGGTCTCCGAGATGTGGAGCGAGGCCGCGGAGGCTCTCGTGACCGCCCTGGACGAGCGCGACCTCGCATCCCTAGCGCGACGGCAGACGGAGCTTGATGCAGCCCGCGAACCGATGTATCACATCTAG
- a CDS encoding FAD-dependent oxidoreductase, with product MSEVSTGCTTPAATRRVVVAGGGYAGTTCAVALGRALRRHGGDIEVLVVEPNPCQQALSELDLVAVGPPRPQFCELWHPTVFKDLPVRVCYERVAQVRPDEHLVVVGEGHEVPYWRLVIATGAIPSVPPIPGLREHAITMWSVEDAQRLQQAIEAAFKTAARLPDASDRRRALGFAVVGGGATGVEIVGTLGRMLPIRMRDAGLDPADLTVCLIEARPDILYDLPQRLRTVARAKLERLGVVVVTDAPVSGVEPGKVGLGDGRDLDASVLVWAGGAHADPHAVEWGLRADPTGRLVTDACLLAEGRDDVYVIGDVAASRDPKTGRVLPMLAQIAIQAGPHAASNLLREAAGSAPLPFEPHLRGEFVSIGPRDGVGWMYGALLSGLAAITMKRITYVKYWLQVGGVRLALKRTREMVAMQR from the coding sequence ATGAGCGAAGTCAGTACTGGATGCACGACCCCCGCCGCGACCCGGCGTGTCGTCGTCGCCGGAGGCGGGTATGCCGGCACGACGTGCGCCGTGGCTCTGGGCCGCGCGCTTCGCCGCCACGGCGGAGACATCGAGGTGCTCGTCGTCGAGCCGAACCCTTGCCAGCAGGCGCTGTCGGAGCTCGACCTCGTCGCCGTGGGCCCGCCGAGACCTCAGTTCTGCGAGCTGTGGCACCCCACGGTCTTCAAGGACCTGCCCGTGCGCGTCTGCTACGAACGCGTCGCCCAGGTGCGTCCCGACGAACACCTCGTCGTCGTCGGCGAAGGTCACGAGGTGCCCTACTGGCGGCTCGTCATCGCGACCGGCGCCATCCCCAGCGTCCCGCCCATCCCGGGCCTGCGGGAACACGCGATCACCATGTGGTCGGTAGAGGACGCGCAGCGTCTCCAGCAGGCGATCGAAGCGGCGTTCAAGACCGCGGCGCGACTGCCCGACGCCTCGGACAGGCGCCGGGCTCTCGGCTTCGCCGTCGTCGGCGGCGGCGCGACCGGCGTCGAGATCGTGGGCACACTCGGCCGCATGCTGCCCATCCGCATGCGCGACGCCGGGCTCGACCCCGCGGACCTGACCGTGTGCCTCATCGAGGCGCGCCCCGACATCCTCTACGACCTCCCGCAGCGCCTCCGCACGGTCGCGCGCGCCAAGCTGGAGCGGCTCGGGGTGGTGGTCGTGACGGACGCCCCGGTCTCCGGCGTGGAGCCCGGCAAGGTCGGATTGGGGGACGGCCGCGATCTCGACGCCTCGGTGCTCGTCTGGGCGGGAGGCGCGCATGCGGACCCCCACGCGGTCGAGTGGGGCCTTCGGGCCGACCCGACCGGGCGTCTCGTCACCGACGCGTGCCTGTTGGCGGAGGGCCGCGACGACGTCTACGTCATCGGCGACGTGGCCGCGTCGAGGGACCCGAAGACCGGCCGGGTGCTGCCGATGCTCGCGCAGATCGCCATCCAGGCGGGACCCCACGCTGCGAGCAACCTGCTTCGCGAGGCGGCCGGCTCCGCTCCCCTGCCGTTCGAGCCCCACCTGCGCGGCGAGTTCGTGAGCATCGGCCCGAGGGACGGCGTCGGCTGGATGTATGGCGCGCTGCTCTCCGGCCTCGCGGCGATCACGATGAAGCGGATCACGTACGTGAAGTACTGGCTGCAGGTCGGAGGCGTGCGGCTCGCGCTCAAGCGCACGCGCGAGATGGTCGCGATGCAGCGCTGA
- a CDS encoding branched-chain amino acid ABC transporter permease, with product MDFTLSYLLEQTINGITLGGLYALVALGYTMVYGILLMINFAHSELFMAGGYVGLGVLKLLSDPALAKGGMSFLKPIQSFFNSGTVGFVALIAATFLLSGIVVGFMGVLIERFAYRPLRHAPRLAPLISAIGVSIFLQNAALLWISSKQLPYSRADGTSFVPAKTAFTVSGVNVSTMQILIIVTSLLLLVFLDTFVAKTRIGRAMRATSQDRDAAGLMGVDINRVIALAFFIGPALGAVAGVFNGMYYGSVKYNMGFIPGIKSFTAAVIGGIGNLRGAMLGGFLLGVVESLASGFLSNAYRDVIAFIVLVLVLIFRPGGLLGEAVAEKV from the coding sequence TTGGATTTCACCCTGAGCTACCTGCTCGAACAGACCATCAACGGGATCACCCTTGGCGGCCTCTACGCGCTCGTCGCCCTTGGCTACACCATGGTGTACGGCATCCTGCTCATGATCAACTTCGCACACAGCGAGCTGTTCATGGCCGGCGGGTACGTCGGGCTGGGCGTCCTGAAGCTCCTCTCCGACCCGGCGCTCGCCAAGGGTGGGATGAGCTTCCTCAAGCCGATCCAGTCGTTCTTCAACTCGGGCACGGTGGGTTTCGTGGCCCTGATCGCCGCCACGTTCCTGCTCTCGGGGATCGTGGTCGGGTTTATGGGCGTGTTGATCGAGCGTTTCGCCTACCGGCCGCTGCGGCACGCGCCGCGGCTGGCACCGCTCATCTCCGCCATCGGCGTATCCATCTTCCTGCAGAACGCCGCGCTTCTGTGGATCAGCAGCAAGCAGCTCCCGTACTCGCGCGCCGACGGAACGAGTTTCGTGCCCGCGAAGACGGCCTTCACCGTGTCCGGCGTCAACGTCTCCACGATGCAGATCCTCATCATCGTCACCTCGCTCCTTCTTCTCGTCTTCCTCGACACGTTCGTGGCGAAGACCCGCATCGGCCGGGCCATGCGCGCGACCTCGCAGGACCGCGACGCCGCGGGTCTCATGGGCGTGGACATCAACCGCGTCATCGCTCTAGCGTTCTTCATCGGGCCGGCGCTCGGCGCTGTCGCCGGCGTCTTCAACGGCATGTACTACGGCTCCGTGAAGTACAACATGGGCTTCATCCCCGGCATCAAGTCGTTCACGGCCGCCGTCATCGGCGGCATCGGCAACCTGCGGGGAGCGATGCTCGGCGGCTTCCTGCTCGGGGTGGTCGAGTCGCTGGCCAGCGGGTTCTTGAGCAACGCCTATCGCGACGTCATCGCGTTCATCGTGCTCGTCCTGGTGCTCATCTTCCGTCCGGGCGGACTGCTCGGCGAAGCCGTCGCGGAGAAGGTGTAG
- a CDS encoding glutaredoxin family protein, whose protein sequence is MPVTVYALSTCPYCRMTRTFLDEGGVEYEAVEVDKLEGQERADTVEEVRRLSGGASFPVVVVGDEVIVGFDKVRIKKVLGL, encoded by the coding sequence ATGCCCGTCACCGTCTACGCACTGTCGACCTGCCCCTACTGCCGCATGACTCGCACGTTCCTCGACGAGGGCGGTGTCGAGTACGAGGCCGTCGAGGTCGACAAGCTCGAGGGACAGGAGAGGGCCGACACCGTCGAGGAGGTCAGGAGGTTGTCGGGGGGCGCGTCGTTCCCGGTCGTGGTCGTGGGCGATGAGGTCATCGTCGGGTTCGACAAGGTGCGCATCAAGAAGGTGCTCGGGCTGTGA
- a CDS encoding ABC transporter ATP-binding protein produces the protein MAKRVLSIDDIHTFYGKIEALKGISAHVDEGEIVTLIGANGAGKSTTLKTVSGLLTPRAGSIEFLGEKISGLKVHEVTAKGVIQVPEGRRIFPRMTVAENLEMGAFLRTKDPAGVKESMEWVFELFPRLYERRAQKGGTLSGGEQQMLATARGMMADPKLLMLDEPSMGLAPVVVEVIFETIVKLNRNGITILLVEQNAAMALQIAHRGYVLETGSVALEGTGKELLRDEKVRKTYLGET, from the coding sequence ATGGCCAAGAGAGTCCTCTCCATCGACGACATCCACACCTTCTACGGGAAGATCGAGGCCCTCAAGGGCATCAGCGCCCACGTCGACGAGGGCGAGATCGTCACGCTGATCGGCGCGAACGGCGCGGGCAAGTCGACCACGCTGAAGACGGTCTCCGGCCTCTTGACGCCCCGCGCAGGGTCCATCGAGTTCCTGGGCGAGAAGATCTCCGGGCTCAAGGTCCACGAGGTGACCGCCAAAGGCGTCATCCAGGTCCCCGAGGGGCGGCGCATCTTCCCCCGCATGACGGTCGCGGAGAATCTCGAGATGGGCGCGTTCCTACGGACGAAGGATCCCGCCGGGGTCAAGGAGTCCATGGAGTGGGTCTTCGAGCTGTTCCCCCGCCTGTACGAGCGTCGTGCCCAGAAGGGCGGCACTCTCTCCGGCGGCGAACAGCAGATGCTCGCGACCGCCCGCGGCATGATGGCCGACCCGAAGCTGCTCATGCTCGACGAGCCGTCGATGGGCCTGGCGCCCGTGGTCGTCGAGGTCATCTTCGAGACCATCGTGAAGCTGAACCGGAACGGCATCACGATCCTTCTCGTGGAGCAGAACGCAGCGATGGCCCTGCAGATAGCGCATCGCGGATACGTTCTCGAGACCGGCAGCGTCGCGCTCGAGGGCACCGGCAAAGAACTCCTGCGTGACGAGAAGGTCCGCAAGACGTACCTCGGTGAGACGTAG
- a CDS encoding ferredoxin-thioredoxin reductase catalytic domain-containing protein → MSVRRVFREGTTIEDLKAFMGPFAARLGYKFNTETDFVDEVLSSEIAILEESGDVYCPCRVRSGDPKEDARIVCPCIPFFNDEFAAMRKCWCGLFILKDVEDGADLLGVVDRPPGPVEVPVMRIEDLPAGSVRRAKVGKRDIALVRVNDEVFALSNVCRHAFGPLGEGFVDGHVIMCPWHGWRYDVRNGTTDHPDADVRTYEVVVRGGAVFVVV, encoded by the coding sequence GTGAGTGTCAGGCGTGTCTTCCGCGAAGGGACCACGATAGAGGACCTCAAGGCCTTCATGGGGCCGTTCGCGGCGCGTCTCGGCTACAAGTTCAACACGGAGACCGACTTCGTCGACGAGGTCCTCTCGTCCGAGATCGCGATCCTCGAGGAGTCGGGCGACGTCTACTGCCCTTGCAGGGTGCGCAGCGGGGACCCGAAGGAGGACGCGCGCATCGTCTGTCCTTGCATCCCCTTCTTCAACGACGAGTTCGCGGCGATGCGGAAATGCTGGTGCGGGCTCTTCATCCTCAAGGACGTCGAGGACGGCGCGGATCTTCTCGGCGTCGTCGATCGACCGCCGGGACCCGTCGAGGTGCCGGTGATGCGGATCGAGGACCTGCCGGCCGGATCCGTGCGCCGGGCCAAGGTCGGCAAACGCGACATCGCGCTCGTGCGCGTGAACGACGAGGTCTTCGCGTTGAGCAACGTGTGCCGCCACGCTTTCGGGCCGCTCGGCGAGGGGTTCGTCGACGGCCATGTGATCATGTGTCCGTGGCATGGGTGGCGCTACGACGTGCGCAACGGGACCACCGACCATCCCGACGCCGACGTGCGCACTTACGAAGTGGTGGTCCGCGGTGGCGCGGTGTTCGTGGTCGTCTAG
- a CDS encoding ABC transporter ATP-binding protein, translating to MDVSVVQAHNVTMMFGGLRAVSNVDLHIDEGEIVALIGPNGAGKTTFFNLMTGIHKATEGSVTFRGQELGGRKPHQICQMGIARTFQNIRLFANMTTLENVMVGRHSRSTAGPLKAVLRTPGFKREEQHTVDESLKWLRFVDLADKANELAVNLPYGQQRKLEIARALATEPKLLLLDEPAAGMNPQESAELTRLVGRIRDTGVTILLIEHDMKVVMDIADRIYVLDFGELIAEGLPAEIQRDPKVVEAYLGKGAEAMLAAAGSE from the coding sequence ATCGACGTGTCTGTAGTGCAAGCTCACAACGTCACGATGATGTTCGGCGGCCTGAGGGCCGTCTCGAACGTCGACCTGCATATCGACGAGGGCGAGATCGTCGCGCTGATCGGCCCCAACGGCGCCGGCAAGACGACGTTCTTCAACCTCATGACCGGTATCCACAAGGCGACAGAGGGTTCGGTCACCTTCCGCGGACAGGAGTTGGGCGGGCGCAAGCCGCATCAGATCTGCCAGATGGGCATCGCGCGCACGTTCCAGAACATCCGTCTGTTCGCGAACATGACGACGCTCGAGAACGTCATGGTCGGCCGGCACAGCAGGTCGACGGCGGGTCCGCTGAAGGCCGTGCTGCGCACTCCGGGCTTCAAGCGCGAGGAGCAGCACACGGTGGACGAGTCGCTCAAGTGGCTGAGATTCGTGGATCTCGCCGACAAGGCGAACGAGCTCGCGGTGAACCTCCCGTACGGCCAGCAGCGCAAGCTGGAGATCGCGCGCGCTCTCGCCACGGAGCCGAAGCTCCTGCTCCTCGACGAGCCCGCGGCAGGCATGAACCCGCAGGAGAGCGCGGAACTCACGCGCCTCGTCGGCAGGATCCGCGACACGGGCGTGACCATCCTTCTGATCGAACACGACATGAAGGTCGTCATGGACATCGCCGACCGGATCTACGTGCTCGATTTCGGCGAGCTGATCGCCGAGGGCCTGCCAGCCGAGATCCAGCGCGACCCGAAGGTCGTCGAGGCGTACCTGGGCAAGGGCGCCGAAGCGATGCTCGCCGCGGCAGGGTCGGAGTGA
- a CDS encoding amidohydrolase family protein: MLVTADWVLPISEAPIPHGGVLVRGSRITAVGPADEIVRAHPKEPVTHRPGCALLPGLVDAHTHLSLSAMADVVGRLPFPDWLARVVRGVRILEPDDMAASVALGVHDCLRGGITAVGDVAYGPEPLATAADAGVAGVFFWEVLGISESEFVFTLAEREFPTASGGRCDGRTRCGISPHSVYTAGPGLLRATHRLSRENGLPFSLHVAESLAEMDLLVRGGGALAGVASRLAFGFRPPITSPVRYLSRLGVLEGTLAVHCVHLIKGDAHLLAQQSAGVVLCPRSNAFLGNGAPPVAELIEAGALVALGTDSAASNDGLDLFEEARALRSLEPGLTPRDVLRMMTADGAKALGLDEDFGTLEPKKQADIVAVRVGKTRDPESALVEMGGKETVDSVMTAGLWRVLGARPVFETLETERAASKVTEKVAAELRA; this comes from the coding sequence ATGCTCGTCACAGCCGACTGGGTCCTGCCGATATCCGAGGCCCCCATCCCGCATGGGGGCGTTCTCGTCCGCGGGTCGCGGATCACCGCCGTCGGTCCCGCCGACGAGATCGTTCGCGCGCATCCCAAGGAGCCCGTCACGCATCGACCGGGCTGCGCCCTGCTCCCCGGTCTCGTCGACGCTCACACGCATCTGTCGCTCTCGGCGATGGCCGACGTCGTCGGACGCCTACCATTCCCGGACTGGCTGGCCCGGGTGGTCCGCGGCGTGCGCATCCTCGAACCCGACGACATGGCCGCGTCCGTCGCGCTCGGTGTCCACGACTGCCTCCGCGGCGGCATCACGGCGGTGGGAGACGTCGCGTACGGCCCGGAACCGCTCGCGACCGCGGCCGACGCCGGAGTCGCAGGCGTCTTCTTCTGGGAAGTGCTCGGCATCTCCGAGAGCGAGTTCGTCTTCACGCTCGCGGAGCGCGAGTTCCCGACGGCCAGCGGCGGACGCTGCGACGGACGCACCCGCTGCGGCATCAGCCCGCACTCGGTCTACACGGCCGGACCCGGCCTCCTGCGCGCGACGCACCGGCTGTCGCGAGAGAACGGCCTCCCGTTCAGCCTGCACGTCGCGGAGTCCCTCGCCGAGATGGATCTGCTGGTGAGGGGAGGAGGCGCTCTCGCCGGCGTCGCATCGCGTCTCGCATTCGGCTTCCGTCCGCCCATCACGAGCCCGGTACGCTACCTCTCCCGGCTCGGGGTCCTCGAGGGGACGCTCGCGGTGCACTGCGTCCACCTGATCAAGGGCGACGCGCATCTCCTCGCCCAGCAGTCGGCGGGCGTCGTGCTCTGTCCCAGGTCGAACGCCTTCCTCGGCAACGGCGCGCCGCCCGTCGCGGAACTCATCGAGGCCGGTGCGCTCGTCGCTCTCGGCACCGACTCCGCGGCGAGCAACGACGGGCTCGACCTCTTCGAAGAGGCACGCGCACTGCGGTCGCTCGAGCCCGGGCTCACTCCGCGAGACGTGCTGCGCATGATGACCGCGGACGGTGCGAAAGCCCTGGGCCTCGACGAGGACTTCGGGACGCTCGAGCCGAAGAAGCAGGCGGACATCGTCGCGGTGCGCGTCGGGAAGACACGCGACCCGGAGTCGGCGTTGGTCGAGATGGGCGGGAAGGAGACCGTCGACTCGGTCATGACGGCAGGCCTCTGGCGCGTGCTCGGAGCGCGTCCGGTCTTCGAGACCCTCGAGACTGAGAGGGCCGCGAGTAAGGTCACCGAGAAGGTCGCCGCGGAGCTGCGCGCCTGA